A single Aspergillus chevalieri M1 DNA, chromosome 3, nearly complete sequence DNA region contains:
- a CDS encoding uncharacterized protein (COG:T;~EggNog:ENOG410Q23Q;~InterPro:IPR000719,IPR011009;~PFAM:PF07714,PF00069;~go_function: GO:0004672 - protein kinase activity [Evidence IEA];~go_function: GO:0005524 - ATP binding [Evidence IEA];~go_process: GO:0006468 - protein phosphorylation [Evidence IEA]) has product MTWRVLSRPRVPYTLLQHRSYIKSPSLFSILHPAYTIFRPTSHLSNRQPKIIDSARKIEEETLPGYVAERYYPAYIGQVFNSRYRVVTKLGFGATSTVWLCRDVRENRYLTLKLHTRTNHPIRELQIMKHLQSIQQRHGGKKYIRVALDSFQVEGPHGIHHCLVYEPAGMDMNELLDVFEGTLPVAVHRTAIRSVLVALSYLHKSNVVHTDVQPNNILLSLDNDDEFVLDELANSETTNPTPRKHLHNRTVYTSRYMPITTGELVLCDLGEARILQRNKKQDGLIMPNAYRAPEILLDMEWDEKADIWAVGQTAWSLFEKGHIFPNRPLETDLDHAHRFAEMISLLGPPPFEFLRRSEESLKFWDEHGNWRGAVPIPEGSLEDRECQLEGRDKVVFLGFIRRALCWVPKERASARDLMCDEWVRGWL; this is encoded by the exons ATGACCTGGAGGGTACTTTCACGCCCCCGGGTACCATATACCCTCCTTCAACATCGAAGTTATATAAAATCCCCGTCTTTGTTTTCAATCCTGCATCCTGCATATACGATCTTCCGTCCTACATCCCATCTGTCTAACCGGCAACCGAAGATTATCGATTCTGCCAGGaaaattgaagaagaaacaCTCCCTGGCTATGTCGCAGAGCGCTACTATCCCGCATATATTGGCCAAGTATTTAATTCGCGGTATCGAGTTGTGACCAAGCTGGGCTTCGGAGCTACCTCGACGGTCTGGTTATGTCGTGATGTACG AGAGAACCGCTATCTAACCCTAAAGCTCCACACCCGAACAAATCACCCAATTCGTGAATTGCAAATCATGAAGCACCTACAAAGCATCCAGCAAAGACACGGCGGCAAGAAGTATATACGCGTTGCATTGGACTCTTTCCAAGTGGAAGGTCCGCATGGAATACACCATTGTCTTGTTTATGAACCTGCTGGGATGGATATGAACGAGTTGCTGGATGTCTTTGAAGGAACCCTACCCGTGGCTGTTCACAGGACTGCTATTCGGAGTGTTCTTGTTGCGTTGAGTTATCTGCATAAGTCCAATGTTGTTCATACCG ATGTCCAACCAAACAACATCCTCCTAAGCCTCGACAACGATGACGAATTCGTCCTCGACGAACTCGCGAACTCAGAAACCACCAACCCAACACCCCGCAAACACCTGCACAACCGCACAGTTTACACCTCCCGCTACATGCCCATAACAACCGGCGAACTCGTCCTCTGCGATCTCGGCGAGGCACGAATACTCCAACGTAACAAGAAGCAAGATGGGCTTATCATGCCAAATGCCTACCGAGCACCGGAAATACTGCTTGATATGGAATGGGATGAGAAGGCTGATATATGGGCGGTGGGGCAGACG GCATGGAGTTTGTTCGAGAAAGGACATATATTCCCAAACCGCCCCCTAGAAACAGATCTCGACCACGCACATCGCTTCGCAGAAATGATATCCCTTCTAGGACCTCCACCATTTGAGTTCCTTCGCCGGAGTGAGGAAAGTCTGAAGTTCTGGGATGAACATG GAAACTGGCGAGGCGCTGTCCCAATCCCTGAGGGATCACTTGAAGATCGGGAGTGTCAGCTTGAAGGGCGTGATAAGGTCGTTTTTCTGGGGTTTATACGGAGGGCTTTGTGTTGGGTACCTAAGGAGAGGGCTAGTGCTCGGGATCTTATGTGCGATGAGTGGGTTAGGGGGTGGTTATAA